One Candidatus Zixiibacteriota bacterium genomic window, AAACCTGACCATCACATTCTTTCCCAGCGCCTATGCCGATAGTCGCCGCGGTAGACAGTGATGCCGTTATTTCTGTGGCAATTCCGCTTTCCAATAATTCGAGGACAATCGCAAAACAGCCGGCTTCTTCCAGTGCCAAGGCCGATTCCCTCAGATATGTTTTGGATTTTTCAGCGCGCCCTTGGACTTTTGGTCCGCCAAAACGATGAATGGACTGCGGTGTCAGACCGATATGTCCCATGACCGGGATTCCCAATTCCACCAGCTTCTTAACTGTCGGGACGATCTCAAGACCGCCTTCGAGTTTGACGGCTTCGGCATTTCCTTCTTTGAGAAATCGACCGGCATTCAGAATTGCAATTTCGACAGACGGCTGGAATGATAAGAATGGCATATCGGCAATAAGAAGCGCGCGCTTTGTTCCACGTGAAACAGCGGCTGTGTGCGCGACCATTATGTCCATGGTAATAGGCAAGGTAGAGGAATGGCCGTGGATGACATTGGCCGCCGAGTCACCGACAAGAATGGCATCGATACCGGCGTTGTCGAGGAGTTGAGCTATAAAA contains:
- the panB gene encoding 3-methyl-2-oxobutanoate hydroxymethyltransferase — encoded protein: MSVIKKTKKVTIQSIIAKKAKGEKISMLTAYDYFIAQLLDNAGIDAILVGDSAANVIHGHSSTLPITMDIMVAHTAAVSRGTKRALLIADMPFLSFQPSVEIAILNAGRFLKEGNAEAVKLEGGLEIVPTVKKLVELGIPVMGHIGLTPQSIHRFGGPKVQGRAEKSKTYLRESALALEEAGCFAIVLELLESGIATEITASLSTAATIGIGAGKECDGQVLVTNDMLGLREEGFRPKFLREYANLTPLISSAVESFIKDVTHGDFPSESESYPSAE